CCGTTGAAAACCTCCAGGTTTTATCAGAAGCCAAGCCCGTCAGCGTTGCCGAGATCAAGTCAAACACGAGTTACCAAATCCCCTTCCGCCAAATCATGGGGCGAATACTGAATGATTCTGCGGTTGAATATTTAAAAGGACGGTTTCAGCGGATCAGATCGAAACCCCCGCGACCTCACAAGAAGCCCGAAACAAAACCGGGTGCGTTCGTTCAGATGGATTCGGAAGTACGCAAAGAAGTTGAAAGAACTGCCGTGCGAGTAGTTACAAAGATCTACAGGAAAGCGAAATGGCACGTGAAGTCGGTTGAACGTGAAAACGTTGGATACGATCTTCGATGTACAAAAGGGGATTTGTTGGATTGTGTCGAAGTGAAGGGTACGTCAGGCGTCGACGAGCGATTCATCATCACTGTAAATGAATTGAATAAAGCGAAAACAGACCCGCAGTTCGTTTTGTACATCGTTACTAACGTCCTCAAGAAACCCGTGCCACACAAGTACTCAGGCAAACAACTTATCAACAAATTCGATATCCAACCCATTCAGTTCCGAGCGTCACGGAAACGATAGCATAGAGACAGAAAGGCCTATACGTACGTCAGAGTAAGGGCAAAAGAACCCTTCCCCATGAAAACTCACCCACCTACAACGCCGCCGGTCATTAGCCAACGTTTTTCATACGCAACCAATGTAGTGAACACAGAACCTTGCGATAAAACGTTTCGGCTAGAAAACCAACAAGAGAACATCCAATGAAAAAGCGTTACATCTTTGCTGATATTGACCACAAAATTGCAAAGGTTGGAATTTACCTCCTCACGAAAATATTTTACAGCGATCTTGTTTCTGGAAATCACAAGACAATCGTTGCGTCGTTGGGTTCGCTATTGTCTGAAATGCCCGAAAACGTACACGACTACTTCAATGCATCGGTT
The nucleotide sequence above comes from Novipirellula aureliae. Encoded proteins:
- a CDS encoding DUF3883 domain-containing protein, whose amino-acid sequence is MSNSQIEYWLFNTDETEPEGEGKHAIMLQQQVVAAWGHCKGLGAEVTLNRPNPGDIVFYFRARFGIIAMAVATDQFAVPGKSVFGEHGEYSRPVENLQVLSEAKPVSVAEIKSNTSYQIPFRQIMGRILNDSAVEYLKGRFQRIRSKPPRPHKKPETKPGAFVQMDSEVRKEVERTAVRVVTKIYRKAKWHVKSVERENVGYDLRCTKGDLLDCVEVKGTSGVDERFIITVNELNKAKTDPQFVLYIVTNVLKKPVPHKYSGKQLINKFDIQPIQFRASRKR